A genomic stretch from Erigeron canadensis isolate Cc75 chromosome 9, C_canadensis_v1, whole genome shotgun sequence includes:
- the LOC122582484 gene encoding protein LIGHT-DEPENDENT SHORT HYPOCOTYLS 6-like — MDLPSGSGGPSGPPNPDGSTTELAVGRSRSSAANQPPSRYESQKRRDWNTFLQYLKNHKPPLTLARCSGAHVIEFLKYLDQFGKTKVHVTGCPYFGFPNPPAPCACALKQAWGSLDALIGRLRAAYEENGGQPESNPFGARAVRIYLREVKDSQAKARGIPYEKKKRKRSGAVSTSASASAATTSVVDDDGGGDGGIIIISSEAAPVTPTV, encoded by the coding sequence ATGGATTTACCATCAGGATCTGGCGGGCCATCTGGTCCGCCGAATCCTGATGGTAGTACAACAGAACTTGCTGTTGGAAGATCAAGGTCTTCCGCTGCAAATCAACCACCAAGTAGATACGAGTCCCAGAAACGTCGTGACTGGAACACGTTCTTGCAATACTTGAAAAACCACAAACCGCCGCTAACGCTTGCACGGTGTAGCGGCGCCCACGTGATTGAATTTCTCAAGTACCTTGACCAGTTCGGGAAGACAAAAGTGCACGTGACTGGTTGTCCGTACTTTGGCTTCCCGAACCCGCCAGCACCATGTGCTTGTGCACTAAAACAAGCATGGGGCAGCCTCGATGCGCTCATCGGGCGGCTTCGGGCTGCCTACGAGGAGAACGGTGGGCAGCCCGAGTCGAACCCGTTTGGTGCAAGAGCCGTGAGGATATATTTAAGGGAAGTTAAAGATAGTCAAGCAAAAGCAAGAGGTATTccatatgaaaagaaaaagagaaaaagaagtgGTGCTGTCAGTACTTCGGCTAGCGCCTCCGCAGCAACTACGTCGGTGGTGGATGATGACGGTGGTGGGGATGGtggcattattattatttctagtGAAGCTGCTCCTGTTACTCCCACAGTatag